The stretch of DNA AAAGTTGGTTTAAGGAGCTATAATTAGAAAAGGAGTGAATAAAAAATCAAGGCGAGATTTGTGTTTATCTCTTGAGTAAGGGCCTGAACTTATATGCGTATGCAATTATCCCAGACTCACCACTCACTCTCACCTTTCTTAGTACCATCTCAACGTCCATGCCCTCGGTCACTTGAGAGGGTTCGATGTCCGTCAACTGGCTCATTAACCTAGTCCCATCCTCTAGCTCAATTAAAGCCACTACATAAGGTGTATAATACTCAAATCCCCTGGGGGCATTCCATATAATGGAATAATTGATAACTTTTCCTCTCCTTGGGAGTTGTTTAGTAACTATATCCTTAGATCCACAGACAGGACATATCTCTCCTTTAGGGAGCATCGTGTGACCGCAGCTCCTACATAGACCCCCTTCTAATCTATACCTAGCTGGGAATTCCCTCCAATGAGCGGGGACACTCAGCCAGTAGGCCCACATACTCACACCCCCTCGAT from Candidatus Korarchaeum sp. encodes:
- a CDS encoding Zn-ribbon domain-containing OB-fold protein yields the protein MWAYWLSVPAHWREFPARYRLEGGLCRSCGHTMLPKGEICPVCGSKDIVTKQLPRRGKVINYSIIWNAPRGFEYYTPYVVALIELEDGTRLMSQLTDIEPSQVTEGMDVEMVLRKVRVSGESGIIAYAYKFRPLLKR